A genomic stretch from Coffea arabica cultivar ET-39 chromosome 10c, Coffea Arabica ET-39 HiFi, whole genome shotgun sequence includes:
- the LOC113713831 gene encoding uncharacterized protein isoform X2: MGRSYDNWERLVTATLRREDDRIIAQRTPTPSELSLASLSSFSSFNLASSSCRVSSFSFSSLLAGELFSYKQILQATDWFSESNLIKHGSSGDLFYGVLEGRTQVVVKKIDLSSVNKESLFVSELEVLGKVSHHHRFVPLVGQCLENANEKCLVYELMANKDLSTSLSRKIESGNRRKLPFLDWITRLKIATEVAEGLSYLHECVPPLVHSDIQASSILLDDKFDVKLGSLYEVCAEEKDMRQTATFRAFGEGTFAAAPTTSLRQDIKRASVIWDQEAGRYVSVPVPASDTRGRSLLPEGSKTRTGLKMDDKRPVTFLSPGTSNDSYASCTYDVYSFGKVLLELVTGKLGLSATDDSALNGWMENVLSYILPHDVEVVVNIIDSSLLRAKHLLAQAWAVSFIAKACLSPESSERPRMAQIHLALEHIESASFTNKNLNFTGNHDSVRSAAMEIAKILWGCKIVGRTAQATASGTTLGGGTASRNHRISEAGDFEETYPNGGIFSQPNLTIFYYAELKAAIRHFGSDIGMRELEFGRVYQAWLQDKSTLMHGKGSIVAVRNLSSETKQLLKSRISSLGRLSHPNLVKFLGYCEDKELCVVHEFMQSGSLDNQLFGAGSEVQPLSWDTRLNILIGAARGLAFLHATQEQGFYEYFGTSDILLDGAYNTKISGFGTAKITPLSYLYDVHPNFFRNGRYVDAPPENVFPGANAGLSTKGRQRLSWGEINPVLCFMDLKRDRLEKIMDPKLKGQYSFKVAQKLGSLASICLQHDPEFRPSMKVVVEVLEHVAAAKVETQKPWINQKAYQQVQQL; this comes from the exons ATGGGTAGGAGTTATGACAACTGGGAAAGGCTGGTCACGGCCACCCTGCGGAGAGAAGACGACCGCATCATTGCTCAGAGGACCCCAACTCCAAGCGAGCTTTCCTTGGCATCATTATCATCATTTTCCTCCTTTAATCTTGCTTCTTCCTCTTGCCGAGTTTCATCTTTCAGCTTCTCCAGCTTATTGGCTGGGGAATTGTTTTCATACAAGCAAATTCTCCAAGCGACGGATTGGTTTAGTGAATCTAACCTCATCAAGCATGGTAGCTCTGGGGATCTCTTTTATGGAGTTTTGGAAGGAAGAACTCAAGTTGTAGTTAAGAAAATCGATCTTTCATCGGTCAACAAAGAATCCCTTTTCGTGTCAGAGTTGGAAGTTCTTGGAAAGGTTTCTCATCATCATAGATTCGTCCCACTGGTTGGTCAATGCTTGGAGAACGCGAATGAGAAGTGTTTGGTTTACGAGCTTATGGCCAATAAGGATTTGTCGACTTCTTTGTCTAGAAAAATTGAATCAGGTAATCGAAGAAAATTACCATTCCTGGACTGGATAACAAGGTTGAAGATAGCAACTGAAGTTGCTGAGGGCCTGTCTTATCTACATGAATGTGTCCCTCCCCTTGTTCACAG CGACATTCAAGCAAGTAGCATACTTCTTGATGACAAGTTTGATGTGAAGTTAGGAAGCCTTTATGAAGTCTGTGCTGAAGAAAAAGACATGCGTCAGACTGCTACTTTCAG GGCATTTGGAGAAGGCACTTTTG CTGCAGCACCAACAACTTCACTACGACAAGATATCAAGAGGGCATCAGTCATTTGGGACCAAGAAGCTGGTAGGTATGTTTCTGTCCCAGTTCCAGCTTCAGATACACGTGGTAGATCATTACTTCCGGAAGGGTCAAAGACAAGAACAGGACTAAAAATGGATGACAAGAGGCCAGTAACTTTTTTGTCTCCCG GTACATCTAATGACAGTTATGCATCATGTACCTATGATGTTTATAGCTTTGGAAAGGTTCTGCTTGAGCTAGTCACTGGAAAGCTGGGTTTAAGTGCCACAGATGATTCCGCATTGAACGGTTGGATGGAAAATGTGCTGTCTTATATTCTCCCTCATGATGTGGAAGTTGTTGTAAACATCATTGACTCGTCTTTGCTCAGAGCTAAGCATCTTTTGGCCCAGGCATGGGCTGTTTCTTTTATTGCTAAGGCATGTCTCAGTCCTGAATCTTCTGAACGACCCCGGATGGCTCAGATACATCTGGCTTTAGAGCATATTGAATCAGCAAGTTTCACTAATAAAAACCTCAACTTTACTGGTAATCATGACTCAGTTAGATCTGCAGCTATGGAGATTGCAAAGATACTTTGGGGATGCAAAATAGTAG GAAGGACAGCACAGGCAACTGCTTCTGGAACAACTCTAGGCGGAGGCACTGCCTCAAGGAACCATCGAATCTCAGAAGCTGGTGACTTTGAGGAGACCTatccaaatggagggattttctCTCAGCCCAATTTAACTATTTTCTATTATGCAGAACTCAAGGCTGCAATTAGACATTTTGGAAGTGATATAGGGATGAGAGAACTGGAATTTGGTAGAGTATACCAAGCATGGCTTCAAGACAAATCCACGTTGATGCATGGCAAGGGATCCATAGTTGCTGTTAGAAATTTGTCCTCCGAAACTAAGCAGCTATTAAAG TCCCGTATAAGCTCACTTGGAAGACTTTCTCATCCTAACCTAGTCAAGTTCCTTGGATATTGCGAGGACAAAGAGCTATGTGTTGTCCATGAATTTATGCAAAGTGGCAGCCTAGACAACCAACTCTTTGGAG CGGGCTCTGAAGTTCAGCCACTTTCCTGGGACACAAGACTTAACATTCTAATTGGAGCAGCTCGAGGCCTAGCATTCTTGCATGCAACACAGGAGCAAGGTTTTTATGAATATTTCGGTACCTCAGACATCTTGCTTGATGGT GCTTACAATACGAAGATATCGGGTTTTGGCACTGCAAAGATAACCCCTCTAAGTTATCTCTATGATGTACATCCTAATTTTTTTAGGAATGGAAGATATGTTGATGCTCCTCCTGAGAATGTCTTCCCAGGTGCAAATGCAG GTTTATCTACAAAAGGGAGACAGCGGCTTAGTTGGGGTGAAATCAATCCAGTTCTGTGCTTTATGGATCTCAAAAGAGACAGATTGGAGAAAATTATGGATCCAAAGCTAAAAGGCCAATATTCTTTTAAAGTTGCACAAAAATTAGGTTCTCTTGCTTCCATTTGTCTTCAACATGATCCTGAATTCAGACCATCGATGAAAGTTGTTGTCGAGGTACTTGAACATGTTGCAGCTGCTAAGGTGGAAACACAAAAGCCCTGGATAAATCAGAAAGCTTATCAACAGGTCCAGCAACTTTAG
- the LOC113713831 gene encoding uncharacterized protein isoform X1: protein MGRSYDNWERLVTATLRREDDRIIAQRTPTPSELSLASLSSFSSFNLASSSCRVSSFSFSSLLAGELFSYKQILQATDWFSESNLIKHGSSGDLFYGVLEGRTQVVVKKIDLSSVNKESLFVSELEVLGKVSHHHRFVPLVGQCLENANEKCLVYELMANKDLSTSLSRKIESGNRRKLPFLDWITRLKIATEVAEGLSYLHECVPPLVHSDIQASSILLDDKFDVKLGSLYEVCAEEKDMRQTATFRAFGEGTFAAAPTTSLRQDIKRASVIWDQEAGRYVSVPVPASDTRGRSLLPEGSKTRTGLKMDDKRPVTFLSPGTSNDSYASCTYDVYSFGKVLLELVTGKLGLSATDDSALNGWMENVLSYILPHDVEVVVNIIDSSLLRAKHLLAQAWAVSFIAKACLSPESSERPRMAQIHLALEHIESASFTNKNLNFTGNHDSVRSAAMEIAKILWGCKIVGRTAQATASGTTLGGGTASRNHRISEAGDFEETYPNGGIFSQPNLTIFYYAELKAAIRHFGSDIGMRELEFGRVYQAWLQDKSTLMHGKGSIVAVRNLSSETKQLLKSRISSLGRLSHPNLVKFLGYCEDKELCVVHEFMQSGSLDNQLFGAGSEVQPLSWDTRLNILIGAARGLAFLHATQEQGFYEYFGTSDILLDGAYNTKISGFGTAKITPLSYLYDVHPNFFRNGRYVDAPPENVFPGANAGLMNVKSDVYGFGVVLVAMLTGLSTKGRQRLSWGEINPVLCFMDLKRDRLEKIMDPKLKGQYSFKVAQKLGSLASICLQHDPEFRPSMKVVVEVLEHVAAAKVETQKPWINQKAYQQVQQL from the exons ATGGGTAGGAGTTATGACAACTGGGAAAGGCTGGTCACGGCCACCCTGCGGAGAGAAGACGACCGCATCATTGCTCAGAGGACCCCAACTCCAAGCGAGCTTTCCTTGGCATCATTATCATCATTTTCCTCCTTTAATCTTGCTTCTTCCTCTTGCCGAGTTTCATCTTTCAGCTTCTCCAGCTTATTGGCTGGGGAATTGTTTTCATACAAGCAAATTCTCCAAGCGACGGATTGGTTTAGTGAATCTAACCTCATCAAGCATGGTAGCTCTGGGGATCTCTTTTATGGAGTTTTGGAAGGAAGAACTCAAGTTGTAGTTAAGAAAATCGATCTTTCATCGGTCAACAAAGAATCCCTTTTCGTGTCAGAGTTGGAAGTTCTTGGAAAGGTTTCTCATCATCATAGATTCGTCCCACTGGTTGGTCAATGCTTGGAGAACGCGAATGAGAAGTGTTTGGTTTACGAGCTTATGGCCAATAAGGATTTGTCGACTTCTTTGTCTAGAAAAATTGAATCAGGTAATCGAAGAAAATTACCATTCCTGGACTGGATAACAAGGTTGAAGATAGCAACTGAAGTTGCTGAGGGCCTGTCTTATCTACATGAATGTGTCCCTCCCCTTGTTCACAG CGACATTCAAGCAAGTAGCATACTTCTTGATGACAAGTTTGATGTGAAGTTAGGAAGCCTTTATGAAGTCTGTGCTGAAGAAAAAGACATGCGTCAGACTGCTACTTTCAG GGCATTTGGAGAAGGCACTTTTG CTGCAGCACCAACAACTTCACTACGACAAGATATCAAGAGGGCATCAGTCATTTGGGACCAAGAAGCTGGTAGGTATGTTTCTGTCCCAGTTCCAGCTTCAGATACACGTGGTAGATCATTACTTCCGGAAGGGTCAAAGACAAGAACAGGACTAAAAATGGATGACAAGAGGCCAGTAACTTTTTTGTCTCCCG GTACATCTAATGACAGTTATGCATCATGTACCTATGATGTTTATAGCTTTGGAAAGGTTCTGCTTGAGCTAGTCACTGGAAAGCTGGGTTTAAGTGCCACAGATGATTCCGCATTGAACGGTTGGATGGAAAATGTGCTGTCTTATATTCTCCCTCATGATGTGGAAGTTGTTGTAAACATCATTGACTCGTCTTTGCTCAGAGCTAAGCATCTTTTGGCCCAGGCATGGGCTGTTTCTTTTATTGCTAAGGCATGTCTCAGTCCTGAATCTTCTGAACGACCCCGGATGGCTCAGATACATCTGGCTTTAGAGCATATTGAATCAGCAAGTTTCACTAATAAAAACCTCAACTTTACTGGTAATCATGACTCAGTTAGATCTGCAGCTATGGAGATTGCAAAGATACTTTGGGGATGCAAAATAGTAG GAAGGACAGCACAGGCAACTGCTTCTGGAACAACTCTAGGCGGAGGCACTGCCTCAAGGAACCATCGAATCTCAGAAGCTGGTGACTTTGAGGAGACCTatccaaatggagggattttctCTCAGCCCAATTTAACTATTTTCTATTATGCAGAACTCAAGGCTGCAATTAGACATTTTGGAAGTGATATAGGGATGAGAGAACTGGAATTTGGTAGAGTATACCAAGCATGGCTTCAAGACAAATCCACGTTGATGCATGGCAAGGGATCCATAGTTGCTGTTAGAAATTTGTCCTCCGAAACTAAGCAGCTATTAAAG TCCCGTATAAGCTCACTTGGAAGACTTTCTCATCCTAACCTAGTCAAGTTCCTTGGATATTGCGAGGACAAAGAGCTATGTGTTGTCCATGAATTTATGCAAAGTGGCAGCCTAGACAACCAACTCTTTGGAG CGGGCTCTGAAGTTCAGCCACTTTCCTGGGACACAAGACTTAACATTCTAATTGGAGCAGCTCGAGGCCTAGCATTCTTGCATGCAACACAGGAGCAAGGTTTTTATGAATATTTCGGTACCTCAGACATCTTGCTTGATGGT GCTTACAATACGAAGATATCGGGTTTTGGCACTGCAAAGATAACCCCTCTAAGTTATCTCTATGATGTACATCCTAATTTTTTTAGGAATGGAAGATATGTTGATGCTCCTCCTGAGAATGTCTTCCCAGGTGCAAATGCAG GGCTTATGAATGTGAAGAGTGATGTGTATGGTTTTGGTGTGGTATTGGTTGCAATGCTAACAGGTTTATCTACAAAAGGGAGACAGCGGCTTAGTTGGGGTGAAATCAATCCAGTTCTGTGCTTTATGGATCTCAAAAGAGACAGATTGGAGAAAATTATGGATCCAAAGCTAAAAGGCCAATATTCTTTTAAAGTTGCACAAAAATTAGGTTCTCTTGCTTCCATTTGTCTTCAACATGATCCTGAATTCAGACCATCGATGAAAGTTGTTGTCGAGGTACTTGAACATGTTGCAGCTGCTAAGGTGGAAACACAAAAGCCCTGGATAAATCAGAAAGCTTATCAACAGGTCCAGCAACTTTAG
- the LOC113713831 gene encoding uncharacterized protein isoform X3 produces MGRSYDNWERLVTATLRREDDRIIAQRTPTPSELSLASLSSFSSFNLASSSCRVSSFSFSSLLAGELFSYKQILQATDWFSESNLIKHGSSGDLFYGVLEGRTQVVVKKIDLSSVNKESLFVSELEVLGKVSHHHRFVPLVGQCLENANEKCLVYELMANKDLSTSLSRKIESGNRRKLPFLDWITRLKIATEVAEGLSYLHECVPPLVHSDIQASSILLDDKFDVKLGSLYEVCAEEKDMRQTATFRAFGEGTFAAAPTTSLRQDIKRASVIWDQEAGRYVSVPVPASDTRGRSLLPEGSKTRTGLKMDDKRPVTFLSPGTSNDSYASCTYDVYSFGKVLLELVTGKLGLSATDDSALNGWMENVLSYILPHDVEVVVNIIDSSLLRAKHLLAQAWAVSFIAKACLSPESSERPRMAQIHLALEHIESASFTNKNLNFTGNHDSVRSAAMEIAKILWGCKIVGRTAQATASGTTLGGGTASRNHRISEAELKAAIRHFGSDIGMRELEFGRVYQAWLQDKSTLMHGKGSIVAVRNLSSETKQLLKSRISSLGRLSHPNLVKFLGYCEDKELCVVHEFMQSGSLDNQLFGAGSEVQPLSWDTRLNILIGAARGLAFLHATQEQGFYEYFGTSDILLDGAYNTKISGFGTAKITPLSYLYDVHPNFFRNGRYVDAPPENVFPGANAGLMNVKSDVYGFGVVLVAMLTGLSTKGRQRLSWGEINPVLCFMDLKRDRLEKIMDPKLKGQYSFKVAQKLGSLASICLQHDPEFRPSMKVVVEVLEHVAAAKVETQKPWINQKAYQQVQQL; encoded by the exons ATGGGTAGGAGTTATGACAACTGGGAAAGGCTGGTCACGGCCACCCTGCGGAGAGAAGACGACCGCATCATTGCTCAGAGGACCCCAACTCCAAGCGAGCTTTCCTTGGCATCATTATCATCATTTTCCTCCTTTAATCTTGCTTCTTCCTCTTGCCGAGTTTCATCTTTCAGCTTCTCCAGCTTATTGGCTGGGGAATTGTTTTCATACAAGCAAATTCTCCAAGCGACGGATTGGTTTAGTGAATCTAACCTCATCAAGCATGGTAGCTCTGGGGATCTCTTTTATGGAGTTTTGGAAGGAAGAACTCAAGTTGTAGTTAAGAAAATCGATCTTTCATCGGTCAACAAAGAATCCCTTTTCGTGTCAGAGTTGGAAGTTCTTGGAAAGGTTTCTCATCATCATAGATTCGTCCCACTGGTTGGTCAATGCTTGGAGAACGCGAATGAGAAGTGTTTGGTTTACGAGCTTATGGCCAATAAGGATTTGTCGACTTCTTTGTCTAGAAAAATTGAATCAGGTAATCGAAGAAAATTACCATTCCTGGACTGGATAACAAGGTTGAAGATAGCAACTGAAGTTGCTGAGGGCCTGTCTTATCTACATGAATGTGTCCCTCCCCTTGTTCACAG CGACATTCAAGCAAGTAGCATACTTCTTGATGACAAGTTTGATGTGAAGTTAGGAAGCCTTTATGAAGTCTGTGCTGAAGAAAAAGACATGCGTCAGACTGCTACTTTCAG GGCATTTGGAGAAGGCACTTTTG CTGCAGCACCAACAACTTCACTACGACAAGATATCAAGAGGGCATCAGTCATTTGGGACCAAGAAGCTGGTAGGTATGTTTCTGTCCCAGTTCCAGCTTCAGATACACGTGGTAGATCATTACTTCCGGAAGGGTCAAAGACAAGAACAGGACTAAAAATGGATGACAAGAGGCCAGTAACTTTTTTGTCTCCCG GTACATCTAATGACAGTTATGCATCATGTACCTATGATGTTTATAGCTTTGGAAAGGTTCTGCTTGAGCTAGTCACTGGAAAGCTGGGTTTAAGTGCCACAGATGATTCCGCATTGAACGGTTGGATGGAAAATGTGCTGTCTTATATTCTCCCTCATGATGTGGAAGTTGTTGTAAACATCATTGACTCGTCTTTGCTCAGAGCTAAGCATCTTTTGGCCCAGGCATGGGCTGTTTCTTTTATTGCTAAGGCATGTCTCAGTCCTGAATCTTCTGAACGACCCCGGATGGCTCAGATACATCTGGCTTTAGAGCATATTGAATCAGCAAGTTTCACTAATAAAAACCTCAACTTTACTGGTAATCATGACTCAGTTAGATCTGCAGCTATGGAGATTGCAAAGATACTTTGGGGATGCAAAATAGTAG GAAGGACAGCACAGGCAACTGCTTCTGGAACAACTCTAGGCGGAGGCACTGCCTCAAGGAACCATCGAATCTCAGAAGCTG AACTCAAGGCTGCAATTAGACATTTTGGAAGTGATATAGGGATGAGAGAACTGGAATTTGGTAGAGTATACCAAGCATGGCTTCAAGACAAATCCACGTTGATGCATGGCAAGGGATCCATAGTTGCTGTTAGAAATTTGTCCTCCGAAACTAAGCAGCTATTAAAG TCCCGTATAAGCTCACTTGGAAGACTTTCTCATCCTAACCTAGTCAAGTTCCTTGGATATTGCGAGGACAAAGAGCTATGTGTTGTCCATGAATTTATGCAAAGTGGCAGCCTAGACAACCAACTCTTTGGAG CGGGCTCTGAAGTTCAGCCACTTTCCTGGGACACAAGACTTAACATTCTAATTGGAGCAGCTCGAGGCCTAGCATTCTTGCATGCAACACAGGAGCAAGGTTTTTATGAATATTTCGGTACCTCAGACATCTTGCTTGATGGT GCTTACAATACGAAGATATCGGGTTTTGGCACTGCAAAGATAACCCCTCTAAGTTATCTCTATGATGTACATCCTAATTTTTTTAGGAATGGAAGATATGTTGATGCTCCTCCTGAGAATGTCTTCCCAGGTGCAAATGCAG GGCTTATGAATGTGAAGAGTGATGTGTATGGTTTTGGTGTGGTATTGGTTGCAATGCTAACAGGTTTATCTACAAAAGGGAGACAGCGGCTTAGTTGGGGTGAAATCAATCCAGTTCTGTGCTTTATGGATCTCAAAAGAGACAGATTGGAGAAAATTATGGATCCAAAGCTAAAAGGCCAATATTCTTTTAAAGTTGCACAAAAATTAGGTTCTCTTGCTTCCATTTGTCTTCAACATGATCCTGAATTCAGACCATCGATGAAAGTTGTTGTCGAGGTACTTGAACATGTTGCAGCTGCTAAGGTGGAAACACAAAAGCCCTGGATAAATCAGAAAGCTTATCAACAGGTCCAGCAACTTTAG